Proteins encoded within one genomic window of Triticum aestivum cultivar Chinese Spring chromosome 2D, IWGSC CS RefSeq v2.1, whole genome shotgun sequence:
- the LOC123050591 gene encoding uncharacterized protein: MAGYDFGPYNMYTFSSAESRWSTPRRCFQRLDYDFVQYGSPVVSPGKLQISTRQGEEGRGNSLANVLVHTKVVELKHKPPQTTKPLSMYVGENSATLFVTDRRGFTCTINLKTGTVDEFTGMSGNYELQAVVPFEIDWPAFFVSCLDAH, translated from the exons ATGGCGGGGTATGATTTTGGACCATACAATATGTACACTTTCTCGTCCGCGGAGTCGAGGTGGAGCACACCTAGAAGGTGCTTTCAACGTCTAGACTATGATTTCGTCCAGTATGGCAGTCCTGTCGTGTCCCCGGGCAAG CTACAGATCTCTACACGTCAAGGTGAAGAAGGGCGTGGCAATAGCCTTGCTAACGTGCTAGTACATACGAAGGTCGTAGAGCTCAAACACAAACCGCCGCAGACCACCAAACCACTCTCCATGTATGTGGGCGAGAATAGCGCGACACTGTTTGTCACAGACCGACGAGGGTTCACGTGCACTATCAACCTCAAAACAGGAACAGTTGATGAGTTCACGGGCATGTCGGGCAACTATGAATTACAGGCCGTTGTGCCTTTCGAGATCGATTGGCCTGCCTTCTTCGTGTCTTGCTTGGACGCCCATTGA